In Rutidosis leptorrhynchoides isolate AG116_Rl617_1_P2 chromosome 2, CSIRO_AGI_Rlap_v1, whole genome shotgun sequence, one genomic interval encodes:
- the LOC139892787 gene encoding O-fucosyltransferase 6-like, which produces MDGHRRRHNHKHKHFRHLIPAILSISGAILLLFCFLSLLAPSPDHLHHFPQHTSFNDKNATVTPVFKVSPSSKMLSDRNLWKTSMSKYYFGCSNASTQFPKAQVVTKPNRYLLIATSGGLNQQRTGITDAVVAARILNATLVVPKLDKKSFWKDASTFSEIFDVDWFISYLSKDVKIIRELPHKGGKKWSPYSTRVPRKCNERCYHIRVLPLFSKRRAVHLSKFDYRLANNLETDFQKLRCRVNYHALKFTDPIIDMGKKLVNRMRKMSKHFIALHLRFEPDMLAFSGCYYGGGEKEIKELSKIRKRWKTLHITDPEKERRQGRCPLTPEEVGLMLRALGYDKDVHIYVASGEVYGGDETLSPLRALFSNIHTKDTIANKQELEPFLAFSSRMAALDFMVCDESDVFVTNNNGNMAKILAGRRRYFGHKPTIRPNAKKLAHLFLDRGNMTFEEFSSRVRVHQIGFMGEPNEVRPGRGEFHENPTSCICQQTNAKVKSLSFPRKIGNGITEADEGMDDEYSDNDPESYNEDEDGDGIVSNLQYLLNDTNVDDLSLLSEENELEELLSD; this is translated from the exons ATGGACGGTCACCGGCGGCGCCACAATCACAAACACAAGCATTTCCGTCATCTAATTCCGGCTATCTTATCTATCTCCGGCGCCATTCTCTTACTCTTTTGTTTCCTTTCACTTCTCGCCCCTTCACCTGATCACCTTCACCACTTTCCACAACACACTTCT TTCAATGATAAAAATGCAACAGTTACTCCAGTCTTCAAAGTTTCG CCTAGTAGCAAGATGCTCAGTGACAGAAACTTATGGAAGACAAGTATGTCAAAATATTATTTTGGATGTAGTAATGCTAGCACTCAGTTTCCAA AAGCTCAGGTAGTGACAAAGCCTAAtcgatacttgctgattgctactAGTGGAGGTTTAAACCAACAAAGAACTGGG ATTACAGATGCTGTTGTTGCTGCGCGTATTCTGAATGCTACTCTTGTTGTCCCTAAGCTTGATAAGAAGTCTTTCTGGAAGGATGCAAG taCTTTCTCAGAGATATTTGACGTCGATTGGTTTATATCATATCTATCAAAAGATGTAAAAATTATTCGAGAACTTCCTCACAAAGGAGGCAAGAAATGGTCTCCATACAGTACACGTGTGCCTAGAAAGTGTAACGAGAGATGCTATCACATTCGTGTACTCCCTTTGTTTTCCAAGAGGCGT GCTGTTCATCTGAGCAAGTTTGATTACAGACTTGCTAACAATTTAGAAACTGATTTTCAAAAACTTAGATGCAGAGTAAACTACCATGCATTAAAATTTACCGATCCTATAATTGATATGGGCAAAAAGTTGGTCAATCGAATGAGGAAGATGAGCAAACACTTTATTGCGCTACACCTGAG GTTTGAGCCTGACATGCTTGCCTTTTCGGGTTGCTATTATGGTGGAGGGGAGAAAGAAATAAAAGAACTCAGTAAAATTCGAAAAAGATGGAAAACGTTACAT ATTACGGACCCAGAGAAAGAAAGGAGACAAGGGAGATGCCCATTAACCCCCGAAGAAGTTGGTTTGATGTTGAGAGCTCTCGGTTATGACAAAGATGTTCACATTTATGTGGCTTCTGGTGAAGTGTACGGTGGGGATGAGACGTTGAGTCCATTAAGGGCACTTTTCTCCAACATTCATACAAAAGACACGATAGCCAACAAACAAGAGCTTGAACCATTCTTGGCGTTCTCTTCTCGTATGGCCGCACTCGACTTTATGGTGTGTGATGAAAGTGATGTCTTTGTTACCAATAATAACGGCAACATGGCTAAAATATTGGCTGGACGGAG GAGATACTTTGGACATAAACCTACGATACGCCCAAATGCAAAGAAGCTGGCTCACTTGTTCTTGGACCGAGGCAACATGACTTTTGAAGAATTCTCGTCAAGAGTTCGAGTGCATCAAATAGGTTTCATGGGGGAACCGAACGAGGTAAGGCCCGGACGAGGTGAATTTCACGAGAACCCTACGTCTTGTATATGTCAACAAACAAACGCAAAAGTCAAATCTTTATCATTCCCTCGAAAAATCGGAAACGGTATCACCGAGGCAGATGAAGGTATGGATGACGAATATAGTGATAATGATCCAGAATCATATAATGAAGATGAAGACGGAGACGGTATTGTTTCTAATCTTCAATATCTTCTCAACGACACAAATGTGGACGATCTATCTTTGTTATCCGAGGAAAATGAGTTGGAAGAGTTGCTTTCTGATTAA